The following nucleotide sequence is from bacterium.
AATGCATGCGAATAATAACCGCCTTTTATATCAAAACCTAAATCTAAGGGAGATTTATCATCTTTAGCAGGATTATACTGATGAAACGATAAATCCACTCCAGTACTCAACATACCTTCTACTTTATGATTTAATTTTGGACCACTGCTATAAAGCCTATAGGCCATTTTTAAATCTAACAAAGGTCTATCTAGCTTTGTATCGTAAGAACCGCCCACGTAAAACATTCCTTCATGCTTGGTACTTTGGCCCTCTACCTCTTCCTCTTGAGAAGCACTGGTATCAATATCCAAAACACTTTTTAAGTGCTTTGCCAAACTAGCATCGGTAGTACTTCTAATAATTTCTAATAAAGCAGATTCAACGTAGTTTTTTGCCCCTTGTGCAATTTGGGGATCAGCCATCAATTCTTCTAAAAACAAAACCCAGGTAGCATCGGCCTCACCTTTTAAAAAACTTTCGCTCACCATGGTACAAAAATTGCCAACAACTGTGTAAAAATTATTATAGCCGCTCTCATCCTGATTATTTTGAGCACTCGCTTTAACCCACTTTTTTAAAACATCTCTTACTTGGGGATTACTAGAGGTAAGAGCTGGCTTAAAGGATAAAGGATTTAAATTTTTCCATCGGTTATCTACCGCTGGCGCCTCAACACGGGCTAAAGCCAAAATAACTTCTTCTGAAAATATCCCCCTTACGCGAGAGGTATTATCCAAAATTTTTTCCGCTGCTTTTTCCTGCCACACCGGAGGAAGCTGCGGAAAAATTTGCACTAATAATTGAGTTTTTGCCTCAACATCATCGTAGTCTAAAAATTGTAGTAACAAAAATAAATGAATGGGTTTTAAAGGATCGGTTTTAATGGTTTCTAGGGAATACTTTGAGGGAACATCATTGTAATCTAAATTACACACGTCCATCAGACGCGTAAGCACAGCGGCATCTTCTTCTAAATTGCATCCCTCCATCCATTGTTCTAAAGCCGGCATCAACTTTTCGGGTGTAAAAAGTCCATTTATTAAATCTGTAGCAATGCTCTTACTTAAAAGAAAATCGTTTAGAATTGAATCAAGAATATTTAAATAGTTATCGTCTCCTCCTGTTGTATAATAATGGTTTTCGGCTACATATTCTTGCTCGGTAAAACAAGCATAGGGAATGTCTTGTTTTAATACTTTTAACTTTTCTTTTTCTTCTTCTGTTAACGGTACTTCACCGGCATATATTTCTCTGTGATGCAAATCTCGGTAAAGAGCTAAATTGGGCTCTCTATCACAATGAAAATGATAAGCCCCATAAGCCAAACTACTGGTTGATTCCGATGCAAATCTTAAGGTGTCTGGGTTTTTAAAATCGTCTATGGCATGATTAAGCTCGTGATCAACCGTATCAAGAGCTCCACCCATAAGTAAGGTGTCGTAAGGCAAATGAATGGTGTTTTCTTGTGGTGAATAATACGCATGCGCCGATTGCGGGTTATAAATACGGCCGTCGTTAATAACATCACTAGCTTCTAAACTAAATTTGAGGGGCCTTTCTTTGCCTACACCGGTAAATAATTTTTTAAACTGGGCGGGGTCATGAACTTGAAAGCGCGCTAAACACACGGCAATGGTGGCCAGGAGATTGTAATTAGCCTGGTCATCTTTATCTTCTACATGCACCACCTGATCACCCACGGTAAGGGTGTCGTGCTCCACGTCTATTTTATACGGCTTCACTTCCATGACTTATATTATCGTCTAAAGAGGATCAAAAGTTGTGAAAGAGATAGTTTAATTTAATAATAATATCAATATGTTATGAAAATTCTGGCCTGTTTTTGGTTTATCCTATAAAAACCCCCTATGTCTAAAACCATTATCATCACGGGGGCGTCCACCGGCATTGGGCGCGATATGGCGCTGCAATATGCACAGCAGGGTTATCATGTGGGGCTTATTGCACGCAGGCTCGATTTGCTGGAAAACCTACGCGACGATATTAAAACTGTTTCTCCTGGCTCTAAGGTAGTGCTGGCCAATTGCGATGTGGCCGATTTTACTCAGGCCCAGCAAATTGTGCGACAAATGATTACCGAGCTGGATAATAGAATTGATATTTTTATTGCCAACGCCGGCATTGGCATTCCTACTCCCGCTTTTAAAAATAATTGGGCCGAAATTAAACGCACGCTCGATATAAATGTTTATGGCGCTATTGCTACAATAGAAGCCGCTAAAGAAGTGATGCTGGCACAAAAAAGCGGACATTTGGTGGGCATTACCTCGGTTGCGGCCATGCGTGGATTACCCGGCAGCTCGGCTTACTGTACCAGTAAAATTGCCCTGTCCACGTATCTGGAATCAATCCGGATTGATCTTAAACCTTATGGCATTTCTGTT
It contains:
- a CDS encoding SDR family NAD(P)-dependent oxidoreductase produces the protein MSKTIIITGASTGIGRDMALQYAQQGYHVGLIARRLDLLENLRDDIKTVSPGSKVVLANCDVADFTQAQQIVRQMITELDNRIDIFIANAGIGIPTPAFKNNWAEIKRTLDINVYGAIATIEAAKEVMLAQKSGHLVGITSVAAMRGLPGSSAYCTSKIALSTYLESIRIDLKPYGISVTAIHPGFIDTPMTKKNKFHMPFLLTSPESAQKIIKAISRGKKRYYFPWPMALLYKMVRILPDCWSDFFLGLAAPKIKR